A section of the Methanosarcina mazei S-6 genome encodes:
- the amrS gene encoding AmmeMemoRadiSam system radical SAM enzyme, whose product MIHEAMFYEKLAENEVQCNLCAHRCRVRPGKRGICGVRENCEGSLFSLVYGGVANEDVANIEQKPFYHYYPGSTAYSVGTIGCNFRCRHCQNWRLSRAAPEDAFLGTLSPSQLVMQAKMAGCQSVSWTYNEPTVWYEYTYEGARLAKEEGLGTSYVTNGYITPEALENIAPYLDAFSVDIKGFSEAFYREICGAKLAPVLETSRLAKELGIHVEVVNLVIPTHNDSPDEIRELSRWVYENLGKDTPLHFNRFHPHYEMKHLPPTPINTLDRARSIAIEEGMRFVYIGNVPGHPHENTYCPECGSLLIARGFFEVQEYNISPDKTCPKCGETIPITGEYRKSSGMI is encoded by the coding sequence ATGATTCACGAAGCAATGTTTTATGAAAAGCTCGCCGAAAATGAGGTGCAATGCAACCTCTGTGCTCACAGATGCAGGGTCAGGCCCGGTAAACGGGGCATTTGCGGAGTAAGGGAAAACTGTGAAGGGTCGCTTTTTTCCCTGGTCTACGGAGGAGTTGCAAACGAAGATGTGGCGAACATAGAACAGAAGCCTTTTTATCACTATTACCCAGGGTCCACGGCATACTCTGTCGGGACCATAGGCTGCAACTTCAGGTGCAGGCACTGCCAGAACTGGAGGCTTTCCAGAGCAGCCCCTGAGGATGCTTTTCTGGGAACCCTCAGCCCTTCCCAGCTTGTCATGCAGGCTAAAATGGCGGGCTGTCAGTCGGTTTCCTGGACTTACAATGAACCCACGGTCTGGTATGAATATACTTACGAAGGGGCAAGGCTTGCAAAAGAAGAAGGTCTGGGGACAAGCTATGTGACAAATGGTTACATTACGCCTGAAGCTCTCGAAAATATTGCCCCTTACCTCGACGCTTTCAGCGTAGATATCAAGGGTTTTTCCGAAGCATTCTACAGGGAGATTTGCGGGGCAAAACTGGCTCCCGTACTGGAAACATCAAGGCTTGCAAAAGAACTGGGGATCCATGTAGAAGTCGTAAACCTGGTAATTCCAACTCATAATGATTCTCCCGACGAGATTAGGGAACTTTCCCGCTGGGTTTACGAAAACCTGGGGAAGGATACCCCTCTTCACTTCAACCGCTTCCACCCTCACTACGAAATGAAGCACCTTCCTCCTACACCCATAAATACTCTTGACAGGGCACGCTCAATTGCAATTGAGGAAGGCATGCGTTTCGTGTATATTGGCAATGTACCTGGGCACCCTCATGAGAATACTTACTGTCCTGAATGTGGGAGCCTGCTGATTGCAAGAGGGTTTTTCGAAGTCCAGGAGTATAACATAAGCCCGGATAAGACCTGCCCAAAATGCGGAGAAACAATTCCTATTACAGGAGAATATCGAAAAAGTTCAGGTATGATTTAA
- a CDS encoding Mth938-like domain-containing protein: MKPKINSTSFGSITVRGKTFNYDILIRLDGKVEKRRKKLSKKLYGTSHKISLEEAKYIHEKGAEKLIMGTGQTGYVELSKKAEKYFRKKDCKVKLLPTPEAIKIWNKSKGKNIAMFHVTC; encoded by the coding sequence GTGAAACCGAAAATCAATTCCACAAGTTTTGGTTCGATAACTGTCAGGGGAAAAACCTTTAATTATGATATCCTTATCCGATTGGACGGGAAGGTCGAAAAACGCAGGAAAAAGCTTTCAAAAAAACTGTACGGAACATCCCATAAGATCTCGCTTGAAGAAGCGAAATACATCCATGAAAAAGGAGCAGAGAAGCTCATTATGGGGACTGGGCAGACCGGCTACGTAGAGCTTTCGAAAAAAGCAGAGAAATATTTCAGGAAAAAAGACTGCAAGGTTAAACTCCTTCCGACCCCTGAAGCAATAAAAATCTGGAACAAAAGCAAAGGAAAAAACATTGCAATGTTTCATGTTACCTGTTGA
- a CDS encoding DUF362 domain-containing protein encodes MASKVYFSDLRAKNPYESKISKIQKLFDKAGFVELLGAEDLTAIKIHFGEYGNDGYINPVFVRQVVDKIRAAGAKPFITDTNTLYSGSRHNAVDHLTTAIEHGFDYSVVRAPLIISDGLKSQNIAEVDIRQKHFKTVKIGSDIVEADSMIVMSHFKGHIMAGFGGAIKNLAMGCAPAAGKKDQHYPTSPHVVEEKCIGCGNCVEICPVGAASLEGDVSRINPGVCISCGQCMEVCPENAIDLNWEQDIPEFLECMTEYACGAVIGKENRVGYINFLLKITPDCDCVPWSDAPIVPDIGILASTDPVALDQASYDLVNRQKGLVGSALHCNHEAGADKFKGTWPKIDGTHQLEYAELIGMGSREYELIEI; translated from the coding sequence ATGGCAAGTAAAGTATATTTCTCAGACCTGAGGGCAAAAAATCCCTACGAGAGCAAGATAAGCAAGATCCAGAAGCTTTTCGATAAAGCAGGATTTGTCGAGCTGCTCGGAGCAGAAGACCTGACCGCAATCAAGATCCATTTCGGAGAATACGGGAATGACGGCTACATAAACCCGGTCTTTGTCAGGCAGGTAGTTGATAAAATAAGGGCAGCCGGAGCGAAACCGTTTATCACGGACACAAACACCCTCTACTCCGGGAGCCGGCATAATGCGGTTGACCACCTGACAACAGCCATAGAACATGGTTTTGATTACTCTGTCGTCCGGGCTCCGCTCATTATTTCGGACGGGCTTAAGAGCCAGAACATAGCAGAGGTCGATATCAGGCAGAAGCACTTCAAAACCGTGAAAATAGGGTCTGACATCGTTGAAGCCGATTCCATGATTGTGATGTCCCATTTCAAGGGCCATATCATGGCAGGGTTTGGGGGTGCTATCAAAAACCTGGCAATGGGATGTGCGCCTGCGGCGGGTAAAAAAGACCAGCATTACCCTACAAGCCCGCACGTTGTCGAGGAGAAGTGCATCGGCTGCGGGAACTGCGTGGAAATCTGTCCTGTAGGAGCAGCATCCCTCGAAGGCGATGTTTCCAGAATAAATCCCGGAGTCTGCATCAGCTGCGGGCAGTGCATGGAGGTCTGTCCCGAAAACGCCATCGACCTCAACTGGGAACAGGACATCCCCGAGTTCCTGGAGTGTATGACTGAATACGCATGTGGAGCTGTAATTGGAAAAGAAAACAGGGTAGGCTATATCAATTTCCTGCTTAAAATCACCCCGGACTGCGACTGTGTGCCCTGGAGTGATGCGCCCATTGTGCCTGATATAGGAATCCTTGCATCAACAGACCCTGTGGCTCTCGACCAGGCAAGCTACGACCTTGTTAACAGGCAGAAAGGGCTTGTGGGCTCTGCTCTCCACTGCAACCATGAAGCAGGAGCTGACAAGTTTAAAGGGACCTGGCCTAAAATTGACGGTACTCACCAGCTTGAATATGCTGAACTAATCGGGATGGGGAGCAGGGAATACGAGCTGATAGAGATCTGA
- a CDS encoding tetratricopeptide repeat protein, which yields MSRKLQDSAFRLLKKAAYDIDHDRYKKAFENLDKVEKIEKEVNNPEISYHLLFFKGFAKYRIDELEESLALFGKALEISWDLFSKEPEKEDYRSFMRDTIGSIGDILLKLEDPVKAREYISPMKGIFEKTVLGFEKLLESDPENPEYLEDFLKTIEHIGLCFEAGELTGDAVPLFDKKFDLIEKLLKSETEISEHLSSLDDSLMNFGRMCEGEEYLEEEYIEEAKRVYDRAIEIYGKVLDKDPENSETKVYLSYIYRYLAGIYSDQENLVKAEECYKEALNLLESEIKEEPENIPVSENIEVSENISVPRNILFSMAIADMYKDSGLIFSDTEDTTKARDYYTKARETFRGLIDKYPDLLGADKNLAISLDELAELFSEIGDFESAEMCYKDELHIYENLLQKEPENPENPEYSLKLSDIYRELGDLFAEEEEIEKARAYYDKEIEIYENLHPAEADKLMLEANKADTWNQIGRLYAEEEPETAVQYHERALPIFLEAFESDPTSEFFHEELLETLTVLGTLFKENREFEKAIRMYERVLEVQKQLLEIMPPASCHDHDHDHNLNHSHNLNHSHNLNHTHDLNHDHDLNHDLDHDHEMDHDHALEHCHDLDIETTYFELGVLHSEIGDEEKASVYHRQALERFEQIIAEQSGNPEILILTSGKAFFSGMSLLEKLESENKDSSIARKYYELALRTIEKLYEAYPMNLKLQEMLASFAEQIGDIYRDADKLEETIQEYEYAYRSLKILYENDPENPKHLHHMLGALNNIGIGYSVTDQQEKGKECFEKALALNESLAKSNPEDLNPLRRNFLLFSNYANLLEELGDSKTAKEYRKKAEELDAKLTEEDPEWTSLVEEL from the coding sequence ATGTCAAGGAAGCTACAGGATTCTGCTTTTCGTTTATTGAAGAAAGCAGCCTACGATATAGATCATGATAGATATAAAAAAGCCTTTGAAAACCTTGATAAGGTTGAAAAGATCGAAAAGGAAGTGAATAACCCTGAGATTTCATATCATCTTCTGTTTTTTAAAGGTTTTGCAAAATACAGGATTGATGAACTCGAAGAGTCGCTTGCACTTTTCGGAAAGGCGCTGGAAATTAGCTGGGACCTTTTTTCAAAAGAACCGGAAAAAGAAGATTACCGGTCTTTTATGCGAGACACGATTGGAAGTATTGGAGATATCCTTCTGAAGCTTGAAGATCCCGTTAAAGCAAGAGAGTATATCTCTCCGATGAAAGGGATTTTTGAAAAAACGGTTCTGGGTTTTGAGAAGTTATTGGAGTCAGATCCCGAAAATCCGGAGTACCTGGAAGATTTCCTGAAAACGATCGAACACATAGGGCTCTGTTTTGAAGCCGGAGAATTGACCGGAGACGCAGTTCCACTTTTTGATAAAAAATTCGATCTCATTGAGAAATTGCTCAAAAGTGAAACTGAAATATCCGAACACCTCAGCAGCCTTGATGATTCTCTCATGAATTTTGGAAGGATGTGTGAGGGAGAGGAATATTTAGAAGAGGAATATATAGAAGAGGCAAAGCGCGTTTATGATCGGGCAATAGAGATTTACGGAAAAGTCCTCGATAAAGACCCTGAAAACTCTGAAACCAAAGTTTACCTGAGTTACATATACCGTTACCTGGCAGGTATATATTCGGACCAGGAAAATCTCGTAAAGGCAGAGGAGTGCTATAAGGAGGCATTGAACCTGCTTGAGAGCGAAATCAAAGAAGAGCCTGAAAATATTCCGGTTTCTGAAAATATTGAAGTTTCCGAAAACATTTCAGTTCCCAGAAATATTCTTTTTTCTATGGCCATTGCAGATATGTACAAAGATTCAGGCTTAATATTTTCAGACACGGAAGACACTACAAAAGCCAGGGACTACTATACGAAGGCGAGGGAAACTTTCCGGGGACTGATTGATAAATACCCGGATCTGCTTGGAGCCGATAAAAACCTTGCCATCTCTTTAGATGAACTGGCAGAGCTGTTTTCAGAGATTGGAGACTTCGAAAGTGCAGAAATGTGCTATAAGGACGAACTGCATATCTATGAAAATCTGCTGCAAAAAGAACCTGAAAACCCTGAAAATCCTGAATATTCTCTTAAGCTTTCCGACATCTACCGGGAGCTTGGTGACCTTTTTGCGGAAGAGGAAGAAATTGAAAAAGCAAGGGCTTATTATGATAAAGAAATCGAAATTTACGAAAATCTTCACCCAGCAGAAGCCGATAAACTCATGTTAGAAGCTAATAAAGCCGATACCTGGAACCAGATTGGAAGGCTGTATGCAGAAGAGGAGCCTGAAACTGCAGTGCAATATCACGAAAGGGCTCTCCCAATATTTCTGGAAGCCTTCGAATCTGACCCCACGAGTGAATTTTTCCATGAGGAGCTGCTCGAAACCCTGACAGTCCTGGGTACGCTGTTCAAAGAGAACCGGGAATTCGAAAAAGCAATCCGGATGTATGAAAGGGTTCTGGAAGTACAGAAACAGCTCCTTGAGATAATGCCTCCTGCGAGTTGCCATGATCATGACCACGACCATAATCTGAACCACAGCCATAATCTGAACCACAGCCATAATCTGAACCATACCCATGATCTAAACCACGACCACGATCTAAACCACGATCTGGATCATGATCATGAAATGGACCATGATCATGCTCTGGAACACTGTCATGATCTGGATATAGAAACTACATACTTTGAACTTGGAGTGCTGCATTCCGAAATTGGAGACGAAGAAAAAGCCAGTGTCTACCACAGGCAGGCTCTTGAAAGATTTGAACAAATAATTGCTGAACAGTCCGGGAACCCGGAAATCTTAATCCTTACATCAGGTAAAGCATTCTTCTCAGGAATGTCCCTCCTTGAAAAATTGGAGTCTGAAAATAAAGACTCAAGCATTGCCAGGAAATACTATGAGCTTGCACTCCGAACAATTGAAAAATTATATGAAGCTTACCCGATGAACCTGAAGCTTCAGGAGATGCTTGCCAGTTTTGCCGAACAAATCGGGGACATATACAGGGATGCCGATAAACTGGAAGAAACAATCCAGGAATACGAATATGCATACAGAAGCCTCAAAATCCTGTATGAAAACGACCCTGAAAACCCAAAGCACCTCCATCATATGCTTGGAGCCCTGAATAATATCGGGATCGGATATTCGGTTACGGATCAGCAGGAAAAAGGAAAAGAGTGCTTTGAAAAAGCCCTTGCCCTTAACGAAAGCCTGGCAAAATCCAATCCGGAAGACCTTAATCCCCTGAGAAGAAATTTTTTACTTTTCAGCAACTACGCAAATCTCCTTGAAGAGCTGGGGGACTCCAAAACTGCAAAGGAATACCGTAAAAAAGCTGAAGAGCTCGACGCAAAACTGACTGAAGAAGACCCTGAATGGACTTCCTTAGTCGAAGAGCTATGA
- the rsgA gene encoding ribosome small subunit-dependent GTPase A: protein MNNHSETEGSGHNSVHSDTDNIPGWNEELELAFSFYKGPYVPGRVTSRHKTVCEVLAPGAVIQAGISGALQKIGKQPVVGDFVVLLDQPETGSRMIVNILPRRTCLSRGAAGDGGGEQVIAANIDTIFIVTATGKDLNLRRLERYLAIVYSSGARPVILLNKIDLEDNPIRLVEKIQSIAGNVPVIPLSALSKTGLEALSPHLNPGETVALVGSSGVGKSTLINSLLGETVQRTGGIREDDEKGRHTTTVRQMFLLPNGAVLIDNPGIREIQLGDSAEGIEKAFSEIVDAASNCKFKDCTHRDEPGCAVLKAVKDGIIPEERLASYHRLTDELAFQSRKSEIGLKRLEKERFKKIAVDIKKYKKSTGKL from the coding sequence ATGAATAATCATAGTGAAACGGAAGGTTCAGGTCACAATTCAGTCCACAGTGACACCGATAATATTCCAGGCTGGAATGAAGAACTTGAGCTGGCTTTTTCCTTCTACAAAGGCCCCTACGTTCCCGGAAGGGTCACATCAAGGCACAAAACAGTCTGCGAAGTCCTTGCCCCTGGGGCTGTCATACAGGCAGGAATTTCCGGTGCACTCCAAAAAATCGGAAAGCAGCCTGTTGTAGGGGATTTTGTTGTTTTGCTCGACCAGCCCGAGACTGGTTCGCGTATGATTGTGAATATCCTGCCCAGAAGGACCTGCCTTTCAAGAGGAGCAGCAGGAGATGGGGGCGGAGAGCAGGTAATTGCTGCAAATATTGATACAATTTTCATTGTGACTGCCACGGGGAAGGATCTCAACCTTCGAAGGCTTGAGAGATATCTTGCCATTGTGTATTCTTCCGGGGCAAGACCTGTGATTCTGCTTAACAAAATTGACCTTGAGGACAATCCAATCCGGCTGGTAGAAAAAATCCAATCTATTGCAGGAAACGTGCCGGTTATTCCGTTAAGTGCCCTCTCAAAAACAGGGCTGGAGGCACTAAGTCCTCACCTCAATCCGGGTGAAACAGTTGCACTTGTAGGCTCTTCTGGTGTCGGAAAATCCACACTTATCAACTCTCTTCTTGGTGAAACCGTCCAGAGAACCGGGGGTATCAGGGAAGACGATGAAAAAGGCAGGCACACAACCACAGTCCGCCAGATGTTTCTTCTTCCGAATGGAGCAGTCCTTATAGACAACCCCGGGATCAGGGAAATCCAGCTCGGGGATTCTGCCGAAGGGATTGAGAAAGCTTTTTCCGAAATCGTTGATGCAGCCAGCAATTGTAAGTTTAAAGACTGCACCCACCGGGACGAGCCGGGCTGTGCCGTACTGAAAGCTGTTAAGGATGGGATTATTCCTGAGGAACGGCTTGCCAGCTATCACAGGTTAACTGACGAACTTGCGTTTCAGTCAAGAAAGTCAGAAATCGGGTTGAAGAGGCTTGAAAAGGAAAGGTTCAAGAAAATAGCAGTGGACATTAAAAAATATAAGAAATCCACCGGGAAGCTGTAA
- a CDS encoding catalase produces MKGDNCKNPMDKNQLGEPLPSRNQTVGDTPELTTVAGAPVESNQDSMTSGRRGPLMLQDIWFLEKLAHFDREVIPERRMHAKGSGAFGTFTVTHDITSYTKAAIFSEIGKQTKMFARFSTVAGERGAADAERDIRGFALKFYTEEGNWDMVGNNTPVFFFRDPLKFPDLNHAVKRDPRTNMRSPNTNWDFWTSLPEALLQVTIIMGDRGLPSSFRHMHGFSSHAYSLINKNNERVWVRFHFRSQQGIRNLTDQEAAIVVGMDRESHQRDLYEAIEKGMFPKWKMYIQVMTEEQANSMKNNPFDLTKMWHKKDFPLIPVGEFELNKNPENYFADVEQAAFSPANVVPGISFSPDRMLQGRLFSYGDAHRYRLGVNHHQIPVNSPQGVKNYHSFHRDGQMRVDGNRGSQLHYEPNSYGNWKDQPQYALPVEKTGSTDILRYDFREDDSDYYTQPGELFRAMTPDQQQVLFENTARNMGDSTLQIKHRHIYNCYQADPKYGEGVAKALEIDISTVDLNLPARTSREANYEANNKHPELNQPTMKKDSCREIDTNGDPYIEPENDPWLL; encoded by the coding sequence ATGAAAGGCGACAACTGTAAAAATCCTATGGATAAAAATCAATTAGGTGAGCCGCTTCCAAGCAGAAATCAAACAGTGGGAGACACTCCTGAATTAACTACAGTAGCAGGAGCTCCGGTGGAAAGCAACCAGGACAGCATGACAAGCGGTAGACGCGGTCCCCTTATGCTTCAGGATATCTGGTTTTTGGAAAAACTGGCACATTTTGACAGAGAAGTAATTCCGGAGCGCAGAATGCATGCAAAAGGCTCGGGAGCATTTGGGACGTTTACCGTAACTCATGATATAACCAGTTACACCAAAGCAGCCATATTTTCTGAAATAGGAAAGCAAACCAAAATGTTTGCACGCTTTTCTACCGTAGCTGGTGAGCGTGGAGCGGCTGATGCAGAGCGTGATATTCGTGGTTTTGCTTTGAAGTTTTACACTGAAGAAGGCAACTGGGACATGGTAGGGAACAACACGCCTGTGTTCTTTTTCCGAGACCCTCTTAAGTTTCCTGACCTGAACCACGCTGTTAAACGTGACCCGCGTACCAATATGCGCAGCCCAAATACTAACTGGGACTTCTGGACATCTTTACCCGAAGCCCTGCTGCAGGTAACTATTATCATGGGTGACCGTGGACTACCTTCTTCATTCAGGCACATGCATGGATTTAGCAGTCATGCTTACAGTTTGATAAACAAAAATAATGAGCGTGTATGGGTAAGGTTCCACTTCAGGTCACAGCAGGGTATAAGAAACCTCACAGACCAGGAAGCTGCAATAGTTGTCGGAATGGACCGTGAAAGCCATCAAAGAGACCTCTACGAAGCCATTGAAAAAGGCATGTTCCCAAAATGGAAAATGTATATCCAGGTTATGACAGAGGAACAGGCAAATTCTATGAAGAATAACCCATTTGACCTGACTAAAATGTGGCATAAAAAGGATTTTCCACTGATACCGGTTGGTGAATTTGAGTTAAACAAAAATCCTGAAAACTATTTTGCAGACGTGGAACAGGCTGCTTTTTCGCCAGCTAACGTAGTCCCGGGAATTAGTTTTTCCCCGGACCGCATGTTGCAGGGGCGTTTGTTCTCTTATGGGGATGCACACAGGTATAGATTGGGTGTAAACCACCATCAGATACCTGTGAATTCTCCCCAGGGCGTTAAAAACTATCACAGCTTCCATAGGGACGGACAGATGAGAGTTGATGGCAATAGAGGAAGCCAGCTGCATTATGAACCCAATAGCTATGGAAACTGGAAAGACCAGCCTCAATATGCACTTCCGGTTGAAAAAACAGGTTCAACAGACATCCTGAGATATGATTTCAGAGAAGATGACAGTGATTATTACACTCAGCCAGGCGAGTTATTCAGAGCTATGACTCCTGATCAGCAGCAGGTTCTGTTTGAAAATACCGCCAGAAATATGGGCGATTCCACCCTCCAGATCAAGCACAGGCATATTTACAATTGCTATCAGGCAGACCCTAAATATGGTGAAGGTGTTGCAAAAGCACTGGAGATAGATATCTCAACCGTTGATTTAAACTTGCCAGCGCGTACTTCAAGAGAAGCCAATTACGAGGCAAACAATAAGCATCCCGAATTAAATCAACCGACAATGAAAAAAGATTCGTGCAGGGAAATTGATACTAACGGTGATCCCTACATTGAACCCGAAAATGATCCCTGGCTTTTGTAA
- a CDS encoding DEAD/DEAH box helicase — protein MKSIDEHGFESPTAIQEKSIPLILAGEDVIGGAATGSGKTLSFASGILQNSEKGKGIQALILTPTRELAEQVANSLRKFSKYDPLNIASIYGGVGINTQIKELKNAEVVVGTPGRLLDHISRNTIKLNNVKTLVLDEADHMFDMGFKVDVEKIIKECPQNRQTLLFSATITKDIVQLSRKYMKNPVRVSTESYIDPQKLNQVVYKVQDDMKLSLLVYLLQNEKSNLGMVFCNTKRNTDKVAKNLRKSSINAVAIHGGLTQNERTRIMEKFHSGNIGVLVCTDVAGRGLDIQGVSHVYNYDIPRESKQYIHRIGRTARAGTEGKAINILSKNDHANFMSVLKDNDVDIKEQALPALKKIVIERPEIRLPKPVNRMDNPSRKRHKPRHKNY, from the coding sequence TTGAAATCAATAGATGAACATGGCTTTGAAAGCCCTACAGCAATACAGGAAAAATCAATTCCCCTAATACTTGCTGGGGAAGATGTTATAGGCGGAGCCGCAACAGGTTCCGGAAAAACACTCTCATTTGCTTCCGGCATATTACAAAATTCCGAAAAAGGAAAAGGAATTCAGGCTTTGATCCTGACCCCTACAAGAGAACTGGCGGAGCAGGTAGCAAATTCTTTAAGGAAATTCTCAAAATACGACCCGTTAAATATCGCATCTATCTATGGCGGTGTAGGGATCAATACACAAATTAAAGAATTAAAAAATGCCGAGGTTGTTGTGGGAACACCCGGTAGGCTACTCGATCATATCAGCAGAAATACCATCAAACTCAATAATGTGAAAACCCTTGTCCTTGATGAGGCAGACCATATGTTTGATATGGGATTCAAAGTGGATGTAGAAAAAATTATCAAGGAATGTCCTCAAAACAGGCAGACCCTTTTGTTCTCTGCGACCATTACAAAAGATATTGTCCAGCTTTCCCGCAAGTACATGAAAAATCCGGTTCGAGTATCAACAGAGTCTTATATCGACCCGCAAAAATTGAATCAGGTCGTTTATAAAGTACAGGATGACATGAAATTATCTCTGCTCGTGTACCTTCTACAAAATGAGAAGTCAAACCTCGGGATGGTTTTCTGCAACACAAAAAGAAACACTGACAAAGTCGCAAAAAACCTGAGAAAATCAAGTATCAATGCCGTGGCAATTCATGGCGGACTGACACAGAACGAACGAACTCGCATAATGGAAAAATTTCATTCCGGGAACATAGGTGTCCTTGTATGCACAGATGTAGCCGGAAGAGGACTTGATATACAGGGTGTTTCCCATGTTTACAATTATGATATTCCCAGGGAGAGTAAACAGTATATTCACAGGATTGGAAGAACCGCACGAGCAGGAACAGAAGGAAAAGCGATAAATATCCTTTCCAAAAATGACCACGCTAATTTCATGAGTGTGCTGAAAGACAATGATGTGGATATTAAGGAACAGGCACTACCTGCTCTGAAGAAGATTGTAATTGAAAGACCGGAAATAAGGTTGCCAAAGCCGGTAAATAGGATGGACAACCCCTCCAGAAAACGTCATAAACCCAGGCACAAAAACTATTAA
- a CDS encoding GNAT family N-acetyltransferase — protein MNISIRVEEEKDFKIVEYTTREAFWDLYKPGCDEHLVLHKIRKVPAFVKELDFVACDEDTIVGNIIYSRAKVLNEENKEFEVLCMGPLTVLPSYQKQGIGSLLMNYSIEKARQLAYKGVIIFGNPDYYHRFGFVNAREYDIRTSWGDNFDAFMALELYDGSLRGISGKFYEDEVFKIENEELEDFEKQFPYKEKHVTDTQLKL, from the coding sequence ATGAACATTTCTATCAGAGTAGAAGAAGAAAAGGACTTCAAAATTGTAGAATACACGACAAGAGAAGCATTCTGGGATTTATACAAACCAGGATGTGATGAACATCTTGTACTGCATAAAATAAGAAAAGTACCTGCATTTGTAAAAGAACTGGATTTTGTTGCATGTGATGAGGATACAATCGTCGGCAATATTATTTATTCAAGAGCTAAGGTCCTGAATGAGGAAAATAAAGAATTCGAAGTTTTATGTATGGGCCCATTAACAGTATTGCCATCATATCAAAAGCAGGGGATCGGTTCTTTATTAATGAATTATTCTATCGAAAAAGCAAGACAGCTGGCATATAAGGGTGTAATTATTTTTGGAAATCCTGATTATTATCATCGTTTTGGTTTTGTCAATGCTAGAGAATATGATATCCGGACATCCTGGGGCGATAATTTTGATGCATTTATGGCATTGGAACTTTACGATGGTAGCTTGAGGGGCATTTCAGGAAAATTTTATGAGGACGAGGTTTTTAAAATAGAAAATGAGGAGCTGGAGGATTTTGAAAAGCAATTTCCCTACAAAGAGAAGCATGTTACGGACACTCAATTAAAACTATGA
- a CDS encoding alpha/beta fold hydrolase → MKEVKKRSRNILLIILAFLICSAIILIALTYPNYHDTMTEAEEQLLADSTILKTEYGDIEYTVEGEGTPILLLHGAGGGYDQGLWAGKVFFGDGYKFISVSRYGYLWSSIPDNASIESQAAAYKTLLDNLSIDKVIVVGVSAGGPSATQFANDYPDRCSALILISAVSMGPAPGDQDPFYVSIIHIIQQSDYAYWLLTRFFQPAVLDLMGIPTQVYETFNPEQKELAQEMLDIMHPMSQRYRGTVNDEKMIEFYTVPTDNLGAPALIIHAKDDALVSYKHAENAHSKINKSQLVLYDTGGHGMLSQMNGTRVLVKEFLNESTY, encoded by the coding sequence TTGAAAGAAGTTAAGAAAAGAAGCAGGAATATTTTACTGATTATACTGGCATTTTTAATTTGTTCAGCTATTATTCTAATTGCTCTAACTTATCCGAATTACCATGATACGATGACGGAAGCAGAAGAGCAATTGCTTGCGGACAGTACTATTTTGAAAACAGAGTATGGGGATATTGAGTATACTGTAGAGGGAGAAGGAACTCCTATCTTATTGCTGCATGGCGCAGGAGGAGGTTATGATCAGGGACTCTGGGCGGGCAAAGTATTTTTCGGGGACGGGTATAAATTCATCTCGGTTTCACGATATGGCTATCTTTGGTCATCCATTCCGGATAATGCTTCAATTGAGTCACAGGCTGCTGCTTATAAAACTCTTCTGGACAATTTAAGCATAGACAAAGTAATTGTTGTTGGCGTATCAGCCGGAGGCCCTTCAGCCACTCAGTTTGCAAATGACTATCCTGACAGATGCTCAGCATTAATATTGATTTCTGCTGTAAGTATGGGCCCGGCACCAGGCGACCAGGATCCTTTTTATGTTAGTATTATTCACATTATCCAGCAATCTGATTATGCATACTGGCTCCTCACAAGATTTTTTCAACCTGCAGTTCTGGACCTGATGGGAATCCCAACACAGGTGTACGAAACATTTAACCCGGAACAGAAAGAACTGGCACAGGAAATGCTTGATATAATGCACCCAATGTCTCAAAGGTATAGAGGCACCGTAAACGATGAAAAAATGATTGAATTTTATACCGTACCCACAGACAACCTTGGTGCACCAGCATTAATTATCCACGCTAAAGATGATGCGCTGGTAAGTTACAAACATGCGGAAAATGCTCACAGTAAAATAAACAAGTCGCAGCTTGTTTTATATGATACTGGTGGCCATGGAATGTTATCTCAAATGAACGGGACTAGGGTGCTTGTGAAAGAATTTCTAAACGAATCCACCTATTAA